In Anaerotignum faecicola, the following are encoded in one genomic region:
- a CDS encoding BlaI/MecI/CopY family transcriptional regulator: MEGLKIAEGEYKFACIVWDNEPVKSTELVKLSFEKLGWKKATVYTVLRKLCLKGILKNENAVVTSLVKREEVQMIESRLIVERSFNNSLPAFLSAFLKDRKLNFEEAEEIKRIIEEACDDN, encoded by the coding sequence ATGGAAGGGCTGAAAATTGCCGAAGGCGAATACAAATTTGCCTGCATCGTATGGGATAATGAACCTGTGAAGTCAACCGAACTTGTAAAGCTTTCTTTCGAAAAGCTCGGATGGAAAAAAGCTACCGTATATACCGTTTTGAGGAAACTTTGTTTAAAAGGGATTTTGAAAAACGAAAATGCCGTCGTGACTTCTTTGGTCAAAAGGGAAGAGGTACAGATGATTGAAAGCAGGCTTATAGTTGAAAGAAGCTTTAATAATTCGCTTCCGGCGTTTCTTTCTGCATTTTTGAAAGACAGAAAGCTGAATTTTGAGGAAGCTGAAGAAATTAAACGCATAATCGAGGAGGCATGCGATGATAATTGA
- a CDS encoding PspC domain-containing protein has translation MVKKLYRVENGKKLSGVCMGLAEYINIDVTIIRLIWALFTIFTGFFMGIVLYIACVFIIPEEPGYIDGQYTEK, from the coding sequence ATGGTTAAGAAGTTATACAGAGTTGAAAATGGGAAAAAACTTTCGGGAGTATGCATGGGCCTTGCCGAATATATAAATATTGATGTAACGATTATAAGGCTTATATGGGCGTTGTTTACGATTTTTACAGGATTTTTTATGGGAATTGTTCTTTATATTGCATGCGTGTTTATTATACCTGAAGAACCCGGGTATATTGACGGGCAGTATACGGAAAAATAA
- a CDS encoding DUF402 domain-containing protein, with amino-acid sequence MDEIKLYRRRFIPEETVFLKDDIIEKADGDIIITRWKTLKPRKDFASGISFYYLKKGYKISKFIDSNGNLVYYYCDIIDVSRDEDDGSYIISDLLADVIVYKNGAVKVVDLEEIADALDMGLIDCDLAKKALRRLSELLGIIYTKGVQFLLNESGGIE; translated from the coding sequence ATGGATGAAATTAAGCTTTACCGCCGGAGGTTTATACCGGAGGAAACAGTATTTTTAAAGGACGACATAATTGAAAAGGCGGACGGCGATATTATCATAACAAGATGGAAAACGCTTAAGCCGAGGAAAGATTTTGCAAGCGGCATTTCTTTCTATTATCTTAAAAAAGGTTACAAAATTAGTAAATTTATAGACAGCAACGGAAATTTGGTGTATTACTATTGTGATATAATCGACGTCAGCCGTGATGAGGATGACGGAAGTTATATTATTTCAGACCTTTTGGCGGATGTTATTGTATATAAGAACGGCGCGGTTAAAGTTGTGGATCTTGAGGAGATTGCCGATGCGCTTGATATGGGCCTTATCGACTGCGATTTGGCCAAAAAGGCGTTAAGGAGGTTGTCGGAACTCCTTGGAATAATATATACTAAAGGGGTTCAGTTCCTTTTAAATGAAAGCGGAGGTATTGAATAA
- a CDS encoding aminotransferase class I/II-fold pyridoxal phosphate-dependent enzyme, which produces MENLIHQHGGDLDAIERRYGIPKKEIVDFSGNINPLGFPESVKKELAENLDIVSSYPDKNYTALKKSISQYTGADSENIFVGNGSTELINIFITSVNAKKAVILGPAYSEYENSLKKCGSEFEYFPLEESRGFVIDTEKLLSYLTDGTDLFVACNPNNPTGTAINAVQMDKILLHCKKHNISVMVDETYIEFSDNINEICSIPLTNKYDNLFVIRGVSKFFAAPGLRLGYGITSSAGFKKLISENQDPWSVNILASFAGERLFGDKDFAEKTKLLISSERRKALDEFRTWKNLKAYDSSSNFILLKLLTDKITSAEIFENLIQKKYLIRDAETFTFLDNTYLRFCILTPQQNCGLIKELKALIED; this is translated from the coding sequence ATGGAAAATTTAATTCATCAGCACGGCGGCGATTTAGACGCCATTGAAAGACGGTATGGCATACCTAAAAAGGAAATTGTCGATTTCAGCGGCAATATTAATCCGCTGGGATTTCCGGAAAGCGTAAAGAAAGAACTTGCAGAAAACCTTGACATCGTTTCCTCTTATCCCGATAAAAACTATACGGCCCTGAAAAAAAGCATATCTCAATATACCGGCGCGGACTCGGAAAATATCTTTGTCGGCAACGGCTCAACAGAACTTATAAACATTTTTATCACATCGGTAAACGCGAAAAAAGCCGTTATTCTTGGCCCGGCATATTCTGAATATGAAAACAGCCTGAAAAAATGCGGAAGCGAATTTGAATACTTTCCTCTTGAAGAAAGCCGCGGTTTTGTAATTGACACAGAAAAACTTCTTTCATACCTTACCGACGGAACCGATTTATTTGTCGCCTGCAACCCCAACAACCCGACGGGTACGGCAATAAACGCCGTACAAATGGATAAAATACTCCTTCATTGCAAGAAACATAATATATCGGTAATGGTTGATGAAACATACATAGAATTCAGCGATAACATAAACGAAATATGCTCAATCCCGCTTACAAATAAATATGACAACCTATTTGTTATAAGGGGAGTTTCGAAATTTTTTGCCGCTCCGGGCCTTCGTCTTGGATACGGAATTACATCAAGCGCCGGATTCAAAAAACTTATATCCGAAAATCAAGACCCTTGGAGCGTCAACATACTGGCGTCGTTTGCAGGAGAAAGGTTATTCGGCGATAAAGATTTTGCCGAAAAGACAAAACTGCTTATATCTTCTGAGCGCCGCAAAGCTTTAGATGAGTTCAGGACATGGAAAAATTTAAAAGCGTACGATTCCAGCTCAAATTTTATACTTCTTAAACTTTTAACCGACAAAATAACTTCCGCTGAAATATTTGAAAACCTCATACAAAAAAAATACCTTATCAGGGACGCCGAAACATTTACGTTTCTGGATAATACATATTTGAGGTTCTGCATATTAACCCCACAGCAAAACTGCGGGCTTATAAAAGAATTGAAGGCTCTTATTGAAGATTAA
- a CDS encoding Na/Pi cotransporter family protein, with protein sequence MNIISVLPLFAGIGLFLFGMSILGASLEKIAGAKLEKMLEKITNNRFKGVLLGTAVTGVIQSSSATTIMVVGLLNAGIMKLSHAVPVIMGANIGTTVTGQILRLGDISGESMLLSILKPSSFGPMLIGAGAGMYVFVKKKKTKDIGTIFLGLGMIFFGMSTMEATLSPLKDMPWFTDFIIHFKNPILGIIFGCVMTAVLQSSSASVGILQALASTGAISFSTAAPIILGQNVGKCVTVILASIGSKKPAKRAVFIDVLSNILGMIVFFIIIYGLNSVFDFSFWNSKMTRGNIADFHTLFNICTTVMLLPFIDLLIKASKKFVKDKDGSYDERELDILDELLLKTPNLAVEQCRKLINAMAELSLENFKKASGLVINFDAHIFNKLNDDENLMDRFETGMGNYLVKLTSIDIGENNNKAVTEMLYSIGDFERISDHAVNIAEVALYNYENEITLSSEAMKEYGIIQKAVEEILEMAVETYTERDVRKALSVEPLEQVIDNIHYKLKDKHIERLCDGKCSVQAGISFVELLTNFERISDHCSNIALYVIQNSSGSDIESNSHVLAEKLHNEPTKEYTLTYDFYNNKYSV encoded by the coding sequence ATGAACATAATTAGTGTGCTGCCGCTGTTTGCGGGCATTGGCCTTTTCCTGTTCGGCATGAGTATTCTAGGGGCGTCGCTTGAAAAGATTGCAGGAGCCAAACTTGAAAAGATGCTTGAGAAAATAACAAACAACAGGTTTAAAGGCGTCCTGCTGGGAACTGCCGTTACAGGAGTTATCCAAAGTTCATCTGCAACTACAATTATGGTTGTCGGCCTTTTAAACGCCGGAATTATGAAGCTTTCTCATGCAGTGCCTGTTATAATGGGGGCTAATATCGGCACAACCGTAACGGGACAGATATTGAGGCTTGGCGATATTAGCGGAGAGAGCATGCTGCTTTCGATTTTGAAGCCGTCGTCTTTCGGGCCTATGCTTATAGGAGCCGGGGCGGGCATGTATGTTTTTGTTAAAAAGAAGAAAACAAAGGATATCGGAACAATATTTCTTGGCCTCGGAATGATTTTTTTCGGAATGAGCACCATGGAGGCTACGCTTTCACCTCTTAAAGATATGCCATGGTTTACAGATTTTATAATACATTTTAAAAATCCTATACTTGGGATTATATTCGGCTGTGTTATGACTGCCGTGCTTCAAAGTTCTTCGGCGTCGGTCGGAATACTTCAGGCGCTCGCTTCGACAGGGGCAATTTCATTTTCAACTGCGGCGCCGATAATATTGGGACAGAACGTGGGAAAATGCGTTACGGTAATTTTAGCGTCTATAGGCTCAAAAAAACCTGCTAAAAGGGCTGTTTTCATTGACGTGCTTTCCAATATACTGGGAATGATAGTTTTTTTCATAATTATATACGGGCTGAATTCTGTTTTTGATTTTTCATTTTGGAATTCAAAAATGACTAGGGGCAATATTGCCGATTTTCATACGTTGTTTAATATATGTACAACAGTAATGCTTCTTCCTTTTATAGATCTGCTTATTAAAGCTTCAAAGAAATTTGTAAAGGATAAAGACGGCAGCTATGATGAAAGGGAACTTGATATTCTTGACGAACTTCTTCTTAAAACGCCGAACCTTGCAGTTGAGCAGTGCCGTAAGCTTATAAATGCAATGGCTGAGCTTTCGCTTGAAAATTTTAAAAAGGCTTCCGGGCTTGTTATAAATTTTGACGCGCACATTTTTAATAAGCTGAATGACGATGAAAACTTGATGGACAGGTTTGAAACCGGAATGGGGAACTACCTTGTAAAGCTGACTTCTATAGATATAGGAGAAAACAATAACAAGGCCGTTACGGAAATGCTTTACAGCATAGGGGATTTTGAGAGGATTTCGGACCATGCCGTTAATATTGCGGAAGTTGCTTTATACAATTATGAAAATGAAATAACGCTTTCTTCAGAGGCAATGAAGGAATACGGCATTATACAAAAAGCTGTTGAGGAAATACTTGAAATGGCAGTTGAAACATATACGGAAAGGGATGTGCGGAAGGCTCTCAGCGTGGAACCTTTGGAGCAGGTTATTGACAATATACATTATAAGCTTAAAGATAAGCATATAGAAAGGCTTTGTGATGGAAAATGCAGCGTGCAGGCGGGGATTTCTTTTGTTGAACTGCTTACAAATTTTGAACGTATTTCGGATCACTGTTCGAATATAGCCCTTTATGTAATCCAAAACAGCTCTGGAAGCGATATAGAATCAAATTCCCATGTGCTAGCTGAAAAGCTTCACAATGAACCTACGAAAGAATATACTTTAACATATGATTTTTATAATAATAAATACTCGGTTTAG
- a CDS encoding DUF4825 domain-containing protein — protein sequence MIIEKLFSNVLQMSFYASLIICIVLILRMFFKKLPKIYAYFLWIIVFFRLLCPFTIDSVFSIMPDSVRYEPRVTTGYVQTEPLHYYAYEDVGDEAYVSETLEYGLSKEENRHMFWDAAEAIWIAGVFAVLIKVAAEVVRVKSIIKPAKNLYDNVFECENIPGPFLFGIAKPCIYLPSGLTEKEKRYVIMHEYEHIKRFDNIVKPLAFTAVALHWFNPLVWLGYWLFSKDVEMCVDESTCRDYSIEEKKEYSLTLLSLSMKQSGFFAAASFVESNTKARVKNILGFKKPKILAAALAVAAISLTACTMLTNKKDAVQDAGNAVYENMQETQGLYMFMPKQLYGNDLPIIVEASIVNESGKDYWYTDSNYLEIMKDGKWERLEPVEDKGNDIMNPLPGNSGGDTVSLNKFEADLSGMYGKKLIDGRYRIGRHVVDSSGNGSLIYAYFYIGDGNVLWGEEVLNSVAENRTNYIGDNVRVSHIVGVLPTPYGIKHDGGTELQTSYEPYELKAFYSERSGYSTGDILNSDIWFKNAAILFSAVENMGKCTFIISDEYGGVTSYSYNRDEFEEIFGRLFDYSKDAGRFSALLNEINSYLGNNYGNN from the coding sequence ATGATAATTGAAAAATTATTTTCAAATGTGCTTCAAATGTCTTTTTATGCATCGCTTATAATATGTATTGTGCTGATATTGCGTATGTTTTTTAAAAAACTGCCAAAGATATACGCTTATTTTCTATGGATAATAGTGTTTTTCAGACTGCTTTGTCCGTTTACAATAGATTCTGTTTTCAGTATCATGCCTGACAGCGTCCGTTATGAGCCTAGGGTTACTACAGGTTATGTGCAAACAGAGCCTTTACATTATTATGCATATGAGGACGTTGGCGATGAAGCTTATGTATCGGAAACTTTGGAGTATGGTCTGTCAAAGGAAGAAAACAGGCATATGTTTTGGGATGCGGCGGAAGCTATATGGATTGCCGGAGTTTTTGCGGTTTTAATTAAAGTGGCGGCTGAAGTAGTTCGAGTTAAAAGCATTATAAAACCTGCAAAAAATTTATACGATAATGTATTTGAATGTGAAAATATACCGGGGCCTTTCCTGTTTGGAATAGCAAAGCCGTGTATTTATCTGCCTTCAGGGCTTACAGAGAAAGAAAAACGGTATGTAATTATGCATGAATACGAGCACATAAAAAGATTTGATAATATTGTAAAGCCGTTGGCGTTTACAGCAGTGGCGCTCCATTGGTTTAATCCTCTCGTGTGGCTCGGATATTGGCTGTTTTCGAAAGATGTTGAAATGTGCGTTGATGAAAGTACATGCAGAGATTATTCCATTGAAGAAAAAAAGGAATATTCTTTAACTCTCCTTTCGCTTTCCATGAAACAAAGCGGTTTTTTTGCGGCAGCTTCGTTCGTTGAAAGCAATACAAAAGCCAGAGTTAAAAATATACTTGGTTTCAAGAAACCGAAAATATTAGCGGCAGCTTTAGCCGTGGCAGCCATTTCGCTTACAGCCTGTACAATGCTTACAAATAAAAAGGACGCCGTGCAGGACGCAGGAAACGCTGTTTATGAAAATATGCAGGAAACACAGGGGTTATATATGTTTATGCCAAAACAGCTTTACGGAAACGACTTGCCAATTATTGTCGAGGCAAGCATTGTCAATGAAAGCGGAAAAGATTATTGGTATACCGATTCAAATTATCTCGAAATAATGAAAGACGGCAAGTGGGAACGGTTGGAACCTGTTGAGGATAAAGGAAACGATATAATGAATCCGTTACCGGGAAACAGCGGCGGGGATACGGTATCTTTAAATAAATTTGAGGCCGATTTATCGGGGATGTATGGGAAAAAGCTTATTGACGGCCGATATAGAATTGGCAGGCATGTTGTTGACAGCAGCGGAAACGGCAGTCTGATTTATGCATATTTTTATATAGGCGACGGAAATGTTTTATGGGGAGAAGAAGTTTTAAACAGCGTTGCTGAAAACCGCACGAATTATATTGGCGATAACGTGAGAGTATCGCATATTGTCGGGGTTTTGCCGACACCATACGGTATAAAGCATGATGGCGGCACGGAGCTTCAGACAAGCTACGAGCCGTATGAACTTAAAGCCTTTTACTCTGAAAGATCAGGATATAGCACAGGAGATATATTAAATTCTGATATATGGTTTAAAAACGCCGCAATACTTTTTTCGGCTGTTGAAAATATGGGAAAATGTACATTTATAATTTCAGATGAATATGGCGGAGTTACAAGCTATTCGTATAACAGAGATGAATTTGAAGAAATCTTCGGCAGGCTTTTCGATTATTCCAAAGATGCAGGACGCTTTTCTGCACTGCTAAACGAGATAAATTCATATTTGGGAAATAATTACGGCAATAATTAA
- the radC gene encoding DNA repair protein RadC: MASVHEGHRKRMRERFLNEGPKGFQDHELLEMILYYTDRRKNTNVDAHKLLDEYGSLSMLFEADALDIKRRCDVNEATAVFFGLACEILRRYDSERWKPRMLMDSSDIAGEYCKYLLSSEKRECFYLICLDSQSRLLGTALISMGTVNEAHVYTRSVVESALKYNSRSVILAHNHPGGSLVPTPSDVETTVNIIKALNMIDIYVSDHIIIAGNEYLSMSDKGLVKNIT, translated from the coding sequence ATGGCTTCGGTACATGAAGGACACAGAAAAAGAATGAGGGAGAGATTTTTAAATGAAGGCCCGAAAGGATTTCAGGATCATGAACTGCTTGAAATGATTTTATATTATACAGACCGCAGGAAAAATACGAATGTAGACGCGCATAAGCTGTTGGACGAATACGGCTCTTTGTCTATGTTGTTTGAAGCCGACGCTTTGGATATTAAACGTCGGTGTGATGTAAATGAAGCGACGGCGGTATTTTTTGGACTTGCATGTGAAATACTAAGAAGATATGACAGCGAAAGATGGAAACCGAGGATGCTTATGGACAGCAGCGATATAGCGGGCGAATACTGCAAATATCTCCTTTCAAGTGAAAAAAGAGAATGTTTTTATTTAATTTGCCTTGATTCGCAAAGCAGGCTCCTCGGAACCGCGCTTATAAGCATGGGAACCGTTAATGAAGCCCATGTATATACGAGAAGTGTTGTTGAATCAGCCTTGAAGTATAATTCCAGAAGCGTTATACTTGCGCATAATCATCCCGGCGGCAGCCTTGTTCCTACGCCGAGTGATGTTGAAACGACGGTTAACATAATAAAGGCTCTTAATATGATTGATATTTATGTTTCGGATCATATTATAATTGCCGGAAACGAATATTTAAGTATGTCTGATAAAGGTTTGGTTAAAAATATTACATAA